In Physeter macrocephalus isolate SW-GA chromosome 2, ASM283717v5, whole genome shotgun sequence, a single window of DNA contains:
- the LOC102993433 gene encoding LOW QUALITY PROTEIN: olfactory receptor 24 (The sequence of the model RefSeq protein was modified relative to this genomic sequence to represent the inferred CDS: substituted 1 base at 1 genomic stop codon): MEPNNQTSASKFIFLGLXEKPEQETLLFALFLCMYVVTVVGNLLIILAISSDSHLNTRMYFFLANLSMVDFCLATNTVPKMLVNIQIRNKSISYPCCLTQMYFLHFFGIMDSILIAVMAYDMFVAICHPLCYTTIMSPCLCGLLAGGPWVFSCFISLTHILLMARLVFCGNNRLPHYFCDLTPLLRLSCTDTSVNKIFVFIVAGMVIATPFICILVSHVHIIVALLKLPSAGGRKKGFSTCSSHLSVVVLFYGTTIGVYLCPSSVHTAVKEKASAVMYSAVTPMLNPFIYSLRNRDLKGALLKLINRKITLSS, translated from the coding sequence ATGGAACCAAACAACCAAACAAGTGCATCCAAGTTTATCTTCCTGGGACTTTGAGAAAAGCCAGAACAGGAAactctcctctttgctctgtttcTCTGCATGTATGTGGTCACAGTAGTGGGGAACCTGTTGATCATACTGGCCATCAGCTCAGACTCCCACCTGAACACTCGCATGTACTTCTTCTTAGCCAATCTCTCCATGGTTGATTTCTGCCTGGCCACCAACACTGTCCCCAAGATGCTAGTGAACATACAAATCAGGAACAAATCCATCTCATATCCTTGCTGCCTGACCCAAATGtactttctccatttctttggcaTCATGGACAGTATCTTAATAGCCGTGATGGCTTATGACATGTTTGTAGCTATATGTCACCCCTTATGCTATACCACCATCATGAGCCCATGTCTCTGTGGCCTGCTGGCTGGTGGCCCATGGGTGTTTTCCTGCTTCATCTCCCTCACCCACATTCTCCTGATGGCCCGTCTGGTTTTCTGTGGCAACAATAGGTTGCCTCACTACTTCTGTGACCTCACTCCCCTCCTGAGACTTTCATGCACTGACACCTCTGTGAACAAGATCTTTGTGTTCATTGTGGCAGGAATGGTGATAGCCACACCTTTCATCTGTATCCTGGTTTCCCATGTTCACATAATTGTGGCCCTCTTGAAGTTGCCCTCTGCAGGTGGCAGGAAGAAAGGTTTTTCCACCTGCAGCTCCCACCTCTCTGTGGTTGTACTCTTCTATGGGACCACAATTGGGGTCTACCTTTGTCCTTCATCTGTCCACACAGCCGTGAAGGAGAAAGCATCTGCTGTAATGTACTCTGCGGTCACACCCATGCTGAACCCCTTTATTTACAGCCTGAGGAACAGAGACCTGAAGGGGGCCCTGCTGAAGCTCATCAACAGAAAAATCACCTTGTCTTCCTGA